In a genomic window of Scyliorhinus torazame isolate Kashiwa2021f chromosome 5, sScyTor2.1, whole genome shotgun sequence:
- the LOC140418952 gene encoding uncharacterized protein — MLTRQRARNSESPFTCSVCGKKFMCSSNLLAHQLDHIDEEPLQSSDSGDGSDTSKELVQYQRVHTDARPFSCSHCQKRFSQSSRLAEHQLLHTHERPFSCSHCGELFTESVHLIEHQQVHNKDRPFSSSQYGKRFTQSSHYTEHQLIHSNKRPLKCSECEKTFKRNFNLLRHQRTHTGERPFPCSVCGKRFAHSFHLRRHKQVHTGERPFTCSMCGKAYSCSSDLVIHKRTHTGERPYTCSECGKGFTRSAYLLMHKTVHTGERPFSCSVCAKRFTQSAALRAHKRVHTGERPFTCFVCGKSFSRLSQVLIHEQVHTGERRYLCHVCGKGFTSLHHLQRHQLVHTGEKPFICSVCGKAFPELSSLRRHDHIHTGKRPFTCSVCGKRFIQSFDLLKHRRVHTRKKLLTCSVCEKRFTQSSNLLRHQKLHTLPEKLNSVVPVANHTQD, encoded by the coding sequence ATGCTGACACGACAGCGAGCTCGCAATAGCGAGagtccgttcacctgctccgtgtgtgggaagaaaTTCATGTGTTCGTCCaacctgctggctcaccaactcGATCATATTGATGAGGAGCCTCTTCAAAGCTCTGATTCTGGGGATGGCTCTGATACCTCCAAGGAACTGGTCCaataccagcgagttcacactgatgccagaccattcagctgctcacaCTGTCAGAAGAGATTCAGCCAGTCCTCCCGCCTCGCGGAGCACCAGCTCCTTCACACAcatgagagaccattcagctgctcccaCTGTGGGGAGTTATTCACTGAGTCAGTGCATCTCATTgagcaccagcaagttcacaacaAGGACAGGCCATTCAGCAGCTCTCAGTAtggaaagagattcactcagtcctccCACTACACTGAGCACCAGCTCATTCACTCCAACAAGAGACCTTTGAAATGCTCAGAGTGTGAGAAGACTTTTAAAAGAAACtttaatctgctgagacaccagcgcactcacaccggggagaggccgtttccctgctctgtgtgtgggaagagatttgctcATTCATTCCACCTTCGGAGACacaagcaagttcacactggggagagaccattcacctgttccatgtgtgggaaggcATACAGTTGCTCATCTGACCTTGTGATACACAAAAggactcacactggagagaggccatacacctgctccgagtgtgggaagggattcactcgttcagcCTACCTTTTGATGCACAAAacggttcacaccggggagaggccattctcttGCTCTGTGTGTGCGAAGAGATTTACTCAGTCAGCTGCCCTGCGcgcacacaagcgagttcacaccggggagaggccattcacctgctttgtgtgtgggaagagTTTCTCTCGTTTGTCCCAGGTTTTGATACATGagcaagttcacaccggggagaggcggtATCTTTGTCacgtatgtgggaagggatttactagtttacaccacctgcagagacaccagcttgttcacaccggggagaagccgtttatctgctccgtgtgtgggaaggcttTCCCTGAGTTGTCCAGCCTCCGGAGACACGACCACatccacactgggaagaggccgttcacctgctctgtttgtGGGAAGAGATTTATTCAGTCATTCGATCTGCTGAAACACCGGAGAGTTCACACCAGGAAGAAGCtgctcacctgctctgtgtgtgagaagagatttactcagtcatccaacctgctgagacaccagaaacTTCACACGTTACCAGAAAAGTTGAATTCTGTTGTTCCTGTTGCGAATCACACCCAGGATTGA